The following coding sequences lie in one Ascaphus truei isolate aAscTru1 unplaced genomic scaffold, aAscTru1.hap1 HAP1_SCAFFOLD_1399, whole genome shotgun sequence genomic window:
- the LOC142475812 gene encoding uncharacterized protein LOC142475812 — MLKLWILVNLGFLACMVQTSQVPYCSSPEPLVPPITEGIYTYKGSIGLQKGEAVNVVLGPLKITNIVTKTVNIKTLTITPKPGVALDLEIELEVTLGSDQVPDIKVIVKVQAAIKVGIKNGCVILIMEKPDDIAVTITTSGLGVLDPLSGALTTLLNGVFQKMIYGIMQQVVTVANVNLAAILVNLPIGENGLISYSFLSVDLTEDPSL, encoded by the exons ATGTTGAAGCTGTGGATCCTGGTGAATCTTGGGTTCCTGGCATGTATGGTCCAAACATCACAAGTACCGTACTGTTCATCACCAGAGCCATTGGTTCCAC CTATAACAGAGGGAATTTACACATACAAAGGCTCAATCGGACTCCAGAAGGGAGAAGCCGTGAATGTCGTATTGGGTCCCCTAAAGATTACCAA CATTGTTACCAAAACGGTCAACATAAAAACATTGACTATAACCCCTAAGCCCGGAGTCGCCCTCGACCTTGAAATTGAACTGGAAGTCACTCTGGGAAGTGATCA AGTTCCAGATATTAAGGTAATAGTGAAAGTCCAAGCAGCGATCAAAGTGGGAATAAAAAATGGCTGCGTTATTCTGATCATGGAGAAGCCGGACGACATTGCCGTTACAATTACGACATCGGGTCT TGGAGTTCTTGACCCGTTATCTGGCGCGCTGACGACACTACTCAACGGCGTCTTCCAAAAAATG ATTTACGGCATCATGCAGCAGGTGGTCACCGTCGCCAACGTGAATTTGGCAGCAATTCTAG TGAATCTCCCTATCGGTGAAAATGGCCTGATCAGTTACTCTTTCCTGTCGGTGGACCTGACTGAAGATCCTTCTTTGTAG